The Manihot esculenta cultivar AM560-2 chromosome 11, M.esculenta_v8, whole genome shotgun sequence genome includes a region encoding these proteins:
- the LOC110625851 gene encoding uncharacterized protein LOC110625851, with protein MAFSLSSTSTFPCQKLHCSVFQFTNSNSKNLSFKSNPITKCESKESTSSSETSLSAKIRKLEIGTPVIVTESPQMIKTAASVPCLRVNSGLVKAGDVGRIVSRKPKDVWAVRLSIGTYLIDAKYFKPLELHE; from the exons atggcattttcTCTATCATCCACCTCCACATTTCCATGCCAGAAACTTCACTGCTCAGTCTTTCAATTCACCAACTCTAATTCCAAGAATCTAAGCTTCAAAAGCAACCCCATTACCAAATGTGAATCCAAAGAATCAACATCATCATCAGAGACAAGTCTGTCTGCAAAAATAAGAAAACTTGAGATAGGGACTCCAGTAATAGTTACTGAATCTCCACAAATGATCAAAACTGCTGCTTCTGTGCCATGCCTGAGAGTTAATTCTGGGTTAGTGAAGGCTGGTGATGTGGGAAG AATTGTGTCGAGAAAGCCTAAGGATGTATGGGCAGTTCGTCTCAGCATTGGAACCTATCTCATAGATGCCAAATATTTCAAGCCCTTGGAGCTTCATGAATGA